From Candidatus Methylomirabilota bacterium:
GATGAGGATGAAGAGGGCACCGGGGAAATCTTCCCCCTTTATTCACAACGACCTCGTAGCCACAATCGGTGCACCGGTACTTCCCTGAACGGAGATTGATTTGATTTGTGGATGGCAAGACCCTCTTCCCTCCCTTCTTCTCCCCACCTAAGCCCGCGAGGGCCGACAAAGCGATCTTTCTCTACTCTCAGTAGCAAACAAAGTGCCAGCCCTAACTCCCTCAAATTAGGGTGCCGGTCGCCGGAGATGGTGGCAATGATCGTGTGGGTTTTCGTCATCGCCGGTGAGAATACCCCCTGCTCTGCACCATTAAACAAACTTGGGTGACCCGTCGTCTAACCAGGTGACGAGGCAAGCATCCCGGCTGGCCAGAGAGCCGAGACGATATCGTCCGGCTACGACGGGCCGCCAATCGGCACCCGGGTAGGGAAAGGAGGGGGGAAATGAAACACTGCACACTTGGTCTTCTCATAGGAAGTCTGGTGCTGGGCGGAATAGTCATACCAGCTGAGGCGCGAGGTCGGCATCACAGGCACCACGGGCGCGACGACGCGCACCATGTCTATCGCCACGTTCACCCAAAGTTTCACCACGGGTACCATCACGGCCACTACGCCGGGGGCTTCATAGCCGGCGCGGCCACGGTCCTGGCGGTCGGGGCCCTGCATACGCCCCGAGTCGTGTACCAGCCGGTCTATTACCGACCGCCGGTGTGTCGAGATCACTGGGTCCCAGGGCGGTGGGAGGTTCAGACCCGGACGCAAAACGGCTTCACGTCCTATTATCAACTTTGGGTACCAGGGCATTGGCAGCGGCATTGCGATTGATAACCCATGGACAAACAGCAAGGGCACCACTCTAGAGGTGGCCTTTACCAAGGGAGAGGAGCAAATGAGGATCAGGGCGATTACTGTTTTGACGGCAGGACTCCTCTTGACAAGCGCGTGTGCTGGGGGACCTGCAACGACCCGGGAGAAGGGGGTGCTCACCGGTGCAGCCATCGGTGCCGGGACCGGCGCCATCATCGGAAGTCAGACCGGCGACGCTGGCACTGGGGCCCTCATTGGGGGAGCGATTGGAGGGGTGAGCGGTGCCCTCGTTGGGGGAGCGATCCAGGAACAGCAGCAGCAGCGCGTTGGAGGGGGAGTACCTCCCCCGGTGCCACCGGGGGCCACGGCGTACCCCCAGCCACCGGCGGGCATTTCGGTCCCCGGGCAGTATTTAGGGGATCCGACCCGGGGAGAGCTAGCGAATGCGACGCGGTGGCGGATCGCCGTGTTTATCGATGGTGATCCAGGGCAACAGAACCCTTCCTCCGCGGTCTGGCTCGGGCCCAATGAGTCGCAGCCAGCCAATCTGGATATCGGGCAGCATCGGATTATTGCTCAAGCCTTTGTGGACACCCAGTTCGGCCCGCGGCTCGTGGGCCGGTATGACAAGACCATCGCAGTGGATCCTCGGTCCACCGGGTGGGGCTTGCGGTTCGGGGAGGGGGACTTTCGCTAACCCCCCGGCTCCCGTTCCGGGCACCTCGCTGAGCTTGTGCCTCCAAGGGCTCGATGCTGGAGCCGTCATCAGCGTTTCTCAAGAGCCCACCTCACCCTCCGAGGGGTCAGACACTCCTCTAGATCCGGTCTTCCCTAGGCTCAGGTCGCGTCCTCCGCTCTCGGATCGGAACTACATACGTTCAAGCTTGTCTAAACGAGAGAAGGGACAAACCTGTTTGTCTATGGGATGACTTGGCCCTGGTCTTGCTTGCGTCGATGGGGCAAGTACAGTCGCGGATCTCATTCAAGTGGACCAGGCGCAGGATATGCGTGAGAAAGGGAAGACAAAAGGGAGGAGATTAATGGGGAAGTGGATGGCGCTGGTCGGCATACTGGCTTTAGTGTTCCCGGCACCAGAGGTGGGCGCGGCGGAATCTGCCGTGCCGCTCACGCTGCGCAAGGTGGTGCTCTACAAGAACGGGATGGGCTACTTCGAACATCTGGGTACAGTACAGGGCGCGCAGGACGTGGAGATCGTACTGCCCAGCACCCAGTTGAACGATGTGCTCAAGTCACTGACGGTGATTGACCTGGGGAAGGGGCAGGTGACGGGTGTCACATACGATTCGACCGCGCCGCTCTCCCGGCGTCTAGCCGAACTCCCCATCCAGTTAGGCTCAGGCCAGGGGCTGGTGAGTTTCCTGAACCAGATTCGGGGGACCGAAGTCGAGATTCGCGCGCCGGGGGGGGCCGTGGCGGGCAAGCTGATGGGGGCCGAGGTGCGCCGCAAGCAGGTGGAGGGCAACTCGGTGGTCGAGATTGTA
This genomic window contains:
- a CDS encoding glycine zipper domain-containing protein gives rise to the protein MRIRAITVLTAGLLLTSACAGGPATTREKGVLTGAAIGAGTGAIIGSQTGDAGTGALIGGAIGGVSGALVGGAIQEQQQQRVGGGVPPPVPPGATAYPQPPAGISVPGQYLGDPTRGELANATRWRIAVFIDGDPGQQNPSSAVWLGPNESQPANLDIGQHRIIAQAFVDTQFGPRLVGRYDKTIAVDPRSTGWGLRFGEGDFR